A genome region from Myroides fluvii includes the following:
- a CDS encoding alpha/beta hydrolase, producing MIQQDIPIELMQAINESPYNQIDYDYLLAHNPGQIRLEEQKIAETEASLVIPQDLTVTNIEIPSRDSNRNIRLRTYHPKNQDNLPVLLYFHGGAFIYGTPEQYDFIFHDLALTLSVLIVSVDYRLAPEHPFPAALHDGYDTLLWLSSQAHTLGGNNNNISIGGSSAGGTIAASLAQYTRDQKEIVIHHQYLIYPPMDHRLQTPSMKLLADAPMQSKQAATWMWYHYLGAHRNHPLPYAVPSLLTDLTCLPPTTIIIAEFDPLKDEATQYAERLQQAEVSATVFEVKGATHVFDFFPTAMSRQFWQQQITYLQTIFIR from the coding sequence ATGATACAACAAGATATTCCCATTGAATTGATGCAAGCCATCAACGAAAGTCCATATAATCAAATTGATTATGACTACTTATTGGCGCATAACCCTGGACAAATTCGCTTAGAAGAGCAGAAAATAGCAGAAACTGAGGCGTCTTTGGTTATTCCCCAAGACTTAACTGTGACCAATATAGAAATCCCATCTCGCGATAGTAACCGCAACATTCGATTAAGAACCTATCACCCAAAAAACCAAGACAACCTTCCTGTACTTTTGTACTTTCACGGCGGGGCTTTTATTTATGGTACGCCCGAACAGTATGACTTTATCTTTCATGACTTAGCCCTTACATTGAGTGTTTTGATTGTTTCAGTAGATTATCGCTTAGCTCCTGAACATCCCTTTCCCGCAGCCTTACACGATGGATATGACACTTTACTTTGGTTGTCGTCACAAGCGCATACCCTAGGAGGAAATAACAACAACATCAGTATAGGCGGTAGTAGTGCTGGCGGAACCATTGCTGCTTCTCTTGCTCAATATACAAGGGACCAAAAGGAAATTGTAATTCACCATCAGTATTTAATTTACCCTCCAATGGATCATCGCTTACAAACTCCATCCATGAAATTGTTAGCCGATGCCCCCATGCAAAGCAAACAAGCAGCAACTTGGATGTGGTACCATTATTTAGGAGCACACCGAAACCACCCATTGCCCTATGCCGTACCTTCTTTGCTAACAGACTTGACCTGTCTTCCTCCTACAACTATTATTATAGCAGAATTTGATCCTCTCAAAGATGAAGCTACGCAATATGCTGAGCGACTCCAACAAGCAGAAGTTTCAGCAACTGTTTTTGAAGTAAAAGGAGCCACGCATGTATTTGACTTTTTCCCAACGGCTATGTCTCGTCAATTTTGGCAACAACAAATCACTTATTTACAAACTATTTTCATTCGATAA
- a CDS encoding ABC-F family ATP-binding cassette domain-containing protein, producing MLNIHNLSVSFSGEYLFENVTFRIGAGDRVGLVGKNGAGKSTLLKLLSRDMDPDTGSIAVEKELKIGFLRQDIDFIPGRTVLEEAYQAFVEIKAVEAALEKVNNELTERTDYESESYSELIEKLSDLTHRFEIIGGYNYVGNTERVLQGLGFKREDFDNLTDTFSGGWRMRIELAKLLLQDNDVLLLDEPTNHLDIESIIWLENFLKNYPGAVVIISHDKMFLDNVTNRTIEISLGKIYDFDKPYSEYLVLREELREMQLAAQKNQAKKIEETEKLIERFRYKATKASMAQSLIKRLDKVERIEVDEDDNAVMNISFPVSIDPGKVVLEMEKVTKRFGEKVIFKDVDFLIERGSKIAFVGQNGQGKSTLIKAVMEEFEYEGSIKLGHNVQIGYFAQNQADYLDGEKTLLDTMLEAATDGNRVKVRDMLGSFLFRGDDVEKKVKVLSGGERNRLALCRMLLSPINVLLMDEPTNHLDIKSKNVLKQALLNFKGSLILVSHDRDFLQGLTNLVYEFKDQKIKEYLGDINYFLEERKAQNMREIEKKSDKKEPQVEVKTEEKKVVALSYEDQKKQKTLQNRLSKIESEISELEKKVAKDDARLAVDYEKLMQDESFFKSYEQNKKKIQALMQEWEDVAAELM from the coding sequence ATGTTGAATATACATAATTTGTCTGTATCGTTTTCAGGCGAATATTTATTTGAAAACGTTACATTCAGAATTGGTGCTGGCGATCGCGTTGGATTAGTTGGGAAGAATGGCGCTGGAAAATCAACGCTTTTAAAACTCCTTTCTCGCGATATGGACCCTGATACAGGAAGTATTGCTGTGGAAAAAGAATTAAAGATCGGCTTTTTGCGCCAAGATATTGATTTCATTCCTGGAAGAACCGTTTTAGAAGAGGCTTATCAAGCATTTGTGGAAATTAAAGCGGTTGAAGCAGCGCTCGAAAAAGTCAATAATGAATTAACAGAACGCACGGATTACGAATCAGAATCGTATTCGGAATTGATTGAAAAACTCAGTGATTTAACCCATCGATTTGAAATTATTGGGGGATACAATTACGTCGGAAATACCGAACGTGTTTTACAAGGATTAGGATTCAAACGCGAGGATTTTGACAATCTAACGGATACCTTTTCTGGAGGATGGCGTATGCGTATTGAGTTAGCGAAGTTGTTATTGCAAGATAACGATGTGTTGTTACTCGATGAGCCGACCAACCACTTGGATATTGAAAGTATCATCTGGTTGGAGAATTTCTTAAAGAATTATCCGGGGGCTGTGGTTATTATTTCCCACGATAAGATGTTCTTGGACAATGTTACCAATCGTACGATTGAAATTTCTTTAGGTAAAATATACGATTTCGATAAGCCGTATTCTGAATATTTGGTTTTGCGTGAAGAATTACGTGAAATGCAATTGGCTGCACAAAAAAATCAAGCAAAGAAAATAGAAGAAACAGAAAAATTAATTGAACGATTCCGCTATAAGGCAACTAAAGCTTCTATGGCGCAGTCTTTAATTAAGCGTTTGGATAAAGTTGAGCGCATTGAAGTGGATGAAGATGATAATGCGGTGATGAATATCTCTTTCCCCGTGAGTATTGATCCGGGTAAAGTGGTGTTGGAAATGGAAAAAGTAACCAAGCGATTTGGTGAAAAGGTTATTTTCAAAGATGTAGATTTTTTGATTGAAAGAGGAAGTAAAATTGCTTTTGTAGGGCAAAATGGTCAAGGAAAATCGACATTGATTAAAGCTGTAATGGAAGAATTTGAATACGAGGGCTCAATTAAGTTGGGGCATAATGTTCAAATTGGATATTTTGCACAGAACCAAGCGGATTATTTGGATGGTGAAAAGACTTTACTCGATACGATGCTTGAGGCTGCGACTGACGGAAACCGTGTCAAAGTACGCGATATGCTAGGGTCTTTTCTATTTAGAGGGGATGATGTGGAAAAGAAAGTGAAAGTACTATCTGGGGGAGAGCGCAACCGTTTAGCACTATGTCGTATGTTATTGTCTCCGATCAATGTATTGCTGATGGATGAGCCGACCAACCACTTGGATATTAAATCTAAGAATGTGTTGAAACAAGCGTTACTCAACTTTAAAGGGTCTTTGATTTTAGTTTCTCACGACCGTGATTTCTTACAAGGATTGACCAATTTGGTGTATGAGTTTAAAGATCAAAAAATCAAAGAGTACTTAGGAGATATCAATTACTTCTTAGAAGAACGCAAAGCACAGAATATGCGTGAAATTGAGAAGAAAAGCGACAAGAAGGAGCCACAAGTAGAAGTGAAAACCGAAGAAAAGAAAGTCGTTGCGCTATCTTATGAAGATCAAAAGAAGCAAAAGACGCTTCAAAACCGATTGAGTAAGATAGAAAGTGAAATCAGTGAATTGGAAAAGAAAGTAGCAAAAGACGATGCTAGATTAGCGGTAGATTACGAAAAACTCATGCAGGACGAGAGCTTTTTTAAGTCTTATGAGCAAAATAAGAAGAAAATACAGGCCTTGATGCAAGAATGGGAAGATGTGGCGGCAGAGCTGATGTAA
- a CDS encoding NAD(P)H-dependent oxidoreductase, producing the protein MNILVINGHPNPASLNATLAQTYIKTAEALGATVRYLAIGTLNFNPNLHYGYAQRMELEPDLLSALDDIYWSNHQVWIHPMWWMGMPAVMKGFFDRLFLPGLVFKHHATEHTEGLLQGKTARILVTMGDVSPEIHQSIYQSSGLIPLQEGILAYCGVHIEHAEVVGPLNDNNSGNIKQLILHVKQKAKEDIEKHKNNPLAYDFYTSK; encoded by the coding sequence ATGAATATTCTAGTCATCAATGGACATCCTAATCCAGCAAGTCTCAATGCTACCTTGGCACAAACGTATATCAAAACAGCAGAAGCTTTAGGCGCTACTGTACGTTATTTAGCAATTGGAACCTTAAATTTTAACCCCAATTTACACTATGGTTATGCGCAACGCATGGAATTAGAACCTGATTTATTAAGCGCCTTAGACGATATCTATTGGAGCAACCACCAAGTATGGATTCATCCGATGTGGTGGATGGGTATGCCTGCAGTTATGAAAGGGTTCTTTGATCGTTTATTTCTTCCAGGACTTGTTTTCAAACACCATGCAACAGAGCATACAGAAGGCCTTTTACAAGGAAAAACTGCGCGTATTTTAGTAACTATGGGGGATGTATCACCTGAAATTCATCAGTCCATCTATCAGTCTAGCGGATTAATTCCTTTACAAGAGGGCATTTTAGCTTATTGCGGCGTGCATATTGAACATGCAGAAGTAGTAGGTCCATTGAATGATAATAATTCGGGGAATATCAAACAATTAATACTACACGTAAAGCAAAAAGCCAAAGAAGATATAGAAAAACACAAAAACAATCCCCTCGCCTATGATTTTTACACTTCAAAATAA
- the porM gene encoding type IX secretion system motor protein PorM/GldM, translating to MAGGAKLTPRQKMINLMYLIFIAMMALQMSKEVLSAFGMVNDKFESANVSAMSNNTSLLESLEVRASDDPARFGEPYKRAQQVAVITKEFFDYITTVKTMITDPLEEQRVDGKLPAERMEKGDVIDQAWFTGDKYSAQGEEFVAAIEKYKKDIANVLTEDTKYQLIAVELQNRFDLADVKDGEGIVKPYLNYNFQGFPAIASLTKLSTMQNDAKVIEHDFYNLLLGNTLSQAASMRNYKAIVISEKSAYFAGEQFKGMVVLGRYDQSTVPTEVIVNGQKVDLSKALDNGRVNLGFSTGNVGEHEFKGKFTFMEDGQAIPVDFTGNYVVVPKPNQANISADKMNVVYRGVTNPMTISFAGISDDKVVASAPGLSKGGKAGQYNMRPQAGREVTINVTGKLPDGTSVSDKKVFRIKDIPAPRGTVRGEYAAKGPKSNLEVVTIGAKLEDFDFELGLTVTGFVLQVPGQPSVVVQGNRMNDRAKAAISKARLGDVVVISDIKVRLDGASDYALKKTAPCTFEIM from the coding sequence CAGCTTTTGGGATGGTAAACGATAAATTTGAATCGGCGAACGTTTCGGCGATGTCAAACAATACAAGCTTGTTAGAAAGTTTAGAAGTTAGAGCTTCTGATGATCCAGCTCGCTTTGGTGAACCTTATAAAAGAGCACAACAGGTAGCTGTAATCACAAAAGAATTTTTTGATTACATTACAACTGTAAAAACCATGATTACAGATCCACTAGAAGAACAACGTGTGGATGGTAAATTACCAGCTGAACGCATGGAAAAAGGAGATGTAATCGATCAGGCTTGGTTTACAGGAGATAAATATTCTGCGCAAGGAGAAGAATTTGTTGCAGCAATTGAAAAGTACAAAAAAGATATTGCGAATGTTCTTACAGAAGATACAAAATATCAATTAATCGCTGTTGAATTACAAAATAGATTCGATTTAGCTGATGTAAAAGATGGAGAAGGGATTGTAAAACCTTATTTAAATTACAATTTCCAAGGATTCCCAGCTATTGCTTCTTTGACTAAATTGTCTACCATGCAGAATGATGCAAAAGTAATTGAGCATGATTTTTACAACTTATTGTTAGGAAATACATTAAGTCAAGCAGCATCGATGCGTAACTATAAAGCAATCGTTATTTCTGAAAAATCAGCATATTTTGCTGGTGAACAGTTTAAAGGTATGGTTGTTTTAGGACGTTATGACCAATCGACTGTGCCAACAGAGGTTATCGTAAACGGACAAAAAGTTGATTTATCGAAAGCATTAGATAATGGTCGCGTAAATTTAGGATTTAGCACTGGAAACGTTGGAGAACATGAATTTAAAGGTAAATTTACTTTCATGGAGGACGGACAAGCAATTCCGGTTGACTTTACAGGAAACTATGTTGTAGTTCCTAAACCAAATCAAGCGAACATCTCTGCAGATAAAATGAACGTGGTGTATCGTGGGGTAACTAACCCAATGACAATCTCTTTTGCAGGTATTTCGGATGATAAAGTAGTAGCTTCTGCTCCTGGTTTATCTAAAGGAGGAAAAGCAGGACAGTATAATATGCGTCCGCAAGCAGGTAGAGAAGTTACAATCAACGTAACAGGTAAATTGCCAGATGGAACATCGGTAAGTGACAAAAAAGTATTTAGAATTAAAGATATTCCTGCACCTCGTGGTACAGTTCGCGGTGAGTACGCTGCGAAAGGACCTAAGTCTAACTTAGAAGTAGTAACCATCGGTGCAAAATTAGAAGATTTTGATTTTGAATTAGGGTTAACAGTTACAGGATTTGTATTGCAAGTTCCAGGACAACCATCCGTGGTTGTTCAAGGAAATAGAATGAATGATAGAGCGAAAGCTGCGATTTCTAAAGCAAGACTAGGAGATGTGGTTGTTATTTCTGATATCAAGGTACGTTTAGACGGTGCAAGTGATTATGCATTGAAGAAAACTGCACCTTGTACATTCGAAATCATGTAA
- the porN gene encoding type IX secretion system ring subunit PorN/GldN: protein MNWKKISLFVAFSIFSLQSFAQSNLLNAKSAEEIGMKSIQDIYVQSEGPIPYGYVADKDILFGIKVWENISLEEKANESYYYPIEEVVGDGRKSMFQALIDGIKSGAITEVYDDSDFKRKRTLKELETSFVKVDTTDAGIEYYNAGERIPEEYIQRIELRPSDVKSYHVLGLWFFDRNEGQLKYRLLGIAPVVVDLYTKGADVENAVELFWIFFPDARGTLFDAQVFNSKNPMNPMNFDHLLNARRFSSTIYKADNQYGDSRINDYIKGGELSQLFEGERIKELIRNLEDDLWNY, encoded by the coding sequence ATGAACTGGAAAAAAATTTCACTATTTGTAGCATTTTCAATATTCTCATTGCAATCATTTGCACAAAGCAACTTATTAAATGCTAAGTCTGCTGAGGAAATTGGAATGAAAAGTATTCAAGATATATACGTACAAAGCGAAGGACCAATTCCATACGGGTATGTAGCAGATAAGGACATCCTATTTGGTATTAAAGTATGGGAAAACATTTCTCTTGAAGAGAAAGCGAATGAGTCTTATTATTATCCTATCGAAGAGGTAGTTGGAGATGGAAGAAAATCAATGTTCCAAGCTTTGATTGATGGTATTAAGTCTGGAGCTATCACAGAAGTATACGATGATAGTGACTTTAAAAGAAAAAGAACATTAAAGGAACTTGAAACATCTTTCGTGAAAGTTGATACTACAGATGCTGGTATTGAATACTATAATGCTGGTGAAAGAATTCCAGAGGAATATATTCAACGTATCGAGTTACGTCCATCTGATGTAAAATCGTATCACGTTTTGGGATTGTGGTTTTTTGACCGCAATGAGGGACAATTAAAGTATCGTTTGTTGGGAATTGCTCCAGTAGTAGTTGACTTGTATACAAAAGGTGCTGACGTTGAAAACGCAGTAGAGTTATTCTGGATCTTCTTCCCGGATGCTAGAGGTACACTGTTTGATGCGCAAGTATTCAACTCTAAAAACCCAATGAATCCTATGAATTTTGATCATCTGTTAAATGCTAGACGCTTTAGCTCTACTATTTACAAAGCAGATAATCAATACGGAGATTCACGTATCAACGATTATATCAAAGGTGGAGAGTTAAGTCAATTATTTGAAGGCGAACGCATCAAAGAATTGATCAGAAACCTTGAAGATGATTTATGGAATTACTAA
- a CDS encoding NAD(P)/FAD-dependent oxidoreductase has protein sequence MISIMVDYIVVGTGLAGIAFTEKLAQQGKTYVVIDSEERSSSLIAGGMYNPVVLKRFTDVWKINEQLTIAEVFYPALEAKLQIKCWYPMDLYRRLASIEEQNNWFQAADRPNLNAFLSPEIEKRRLDGVDLSFGLGKVKSTGYLETDELIPAYRQHLTQLGCYKRERFDYSQLEYQEEGVVYKGIEARYIVFAEGFGLLQNPFFNQLPLDGTKGELMIVKIPGLNCDFMLKAGVFLIPIGEDKYKLGATYNWADKTDKPTKEGEAELIAGLKSFVELDFEIVEHIAGIRPTVKDRRPLLGRSLESDRILVLNGLGTRGVLLAPYLAEQLYNYIENNIALEENISIHRYKKFKLKK, from the coding sequence ATGATTTCAATTATGGTGGATTATATTGTTGTAGGAACGGGATTGGCGGGAATTGCATTCACGGAAAAGTTAGCTCAACAGGGCAAGACATACGTTGTTATTGATTCAGAAGAACGATCTTCTTCTTTAATTGCTGGAGGAATGTACAATCCAGTGGTTTTGAAGCGCTTTACGGATGTGTGGAAGATTAATGAACAATTGACTATCGCAGAAGTTTTTTATCCTGCTTTAGAAGCTAAATTGCAAATCAAATGTTGGTATCCGATGGATTTATATCGTCGTTTAGCTTCGATTGAAGAGCAGAATAATTGGTTCCAAGCAGCAGATCGCCCAAATTTAAATGCCTTTTTATCGCCCGAAATTGAAAAGAGGCGATTAGATGGCGTAGATTTGTCCTTTGGTTTAGGAAAGGTTAAGTCAACGGGTTATTTAGAAACAGATGAGCTAATTCCTGCTTATCGTCAGCATTTGACTCAATTGGGATGTTATAAAAGAGAACGTTTTGACTACAGTCAGTTGGAATACCAAGAGGAAGGAGTTGTGTATAAGGGAATTGAAGCTCGGTATATCGTGTTTGCTGAAGGTTTTGGCTTGTTGCAAAATCCATTTTTCAACCAACTGCCTTTGGATGGTACCAAAGGGGAGTTGATGATTGTCAAGATTCCTGGATTGAATTGCGATTTTATGCTGAAAGCGGGGGTATTCCTGATTCCGATAGGTGAGGATAAATATAAACTCGGCGCAACTTATAATTGGGCGGATAAGACAGATAAACCAACAAAAGAAGGAGAAGCTGAATTAATCGCAGGACTGAAGAGTTTTGTGGAGTTGGATTTTGAAATTGTGGAACATATTGCTGGGATACGCCCAACAGTAAAGGATCGAAGACCGCTGTTGGGGAGAAGCTTAGAATCGGATCGAATTTTGGTCTTGAATGGATTGGGCACACGGGGTGTTTTATTAGCTCCTTACTTAGCAGAACAATTGTATAATTATATAGAAAATAACATTGCGTTGGAGGAAAATATCTCTATTCATCGCTATAAAAAGTTTAAATTAAAGAAGTAG